Genomic segment of Agrobacterium larrymoorei:
GAGACGTGAAGTTTCGAAGGTCGCAGAAGAGAACGGCTATTTCCTCTTCGCGACCGGGGCGGATCGGTTCGCCGCTCGCCGGAATGTCGTTCTGCTGATGAGACGACAGCAGCAGCGCGACCTTGACCCTGCCGGAAGGGCGCAACTGGCAGCCCAGCCGCACATCCGAATCCGCGTGGATGCGTTGCAGCGTCGCTTTCTCGATATCGCCCGGCTCCGGCAGTGGCCCGTGCGCCTCCAGGATCTTCACCCGGCATGTGGAGCATCGGCCCTTGCCGCCACAGGCGGAGAAATGGGAAATACCGCCAAGACGGCTTGCCTCCAGAACGCTGAAGCCTGCCGGTGCACGCAGGGCACCGCCGCCCTCATAGAGAATCTCAAAGCCTCGCGACCTCTGTCGCCAGCCCCGGAAGGCGCGGGCAGCGAAGGTCAGAGCAACGGCGGTGCTGAATGCCATGCGAAAACCGAAGGTGATCTGCTCTATCATGGCCTGACGCGCTGGTGTTCTCGCAGATACTTCCGTCGGCGAACGCATCGCAGCTTCGGAATGCGGATGGTCGGCGGGCACGTCCAGTTCCATTTGCCGACCGGCATCGCTGAAACCCAGCAAGGCAAGGATCGGCAGAAGAACCGCCACCGTCAGCAGATAGGGCGCGATCCTCTTGTACCAGCTTCGATAGCGCAGCCAGAAATAGACGCCGAGACAGCCATGGGTCCAGATCAGAACCAGCGCTATGCTCTGCTTCAACCCCGCCATCGGAGAGACGATCCAAAGTCGTCGGATGACGTCGTTATACCCATCATCGATATCGAAAAGCATGCGGGCAAAGCGTATGCCTGCGGCGTGATCGATGATCAGGAATGGAATGAGCAGACCGAGAAATATCTGCAGGCCTTCCCTCAGTGGCATGCGCAGAGACCGCTTGAGATAGATGGAACGCAGCACCAGAATGATATGGGTGAGGACGGCGGAATAGAGAATGATGCTGCTGAGCGGGTTCAGCCAGACGATGCTGAACCACATGCGCCCATATTCCGCAGTCTCGATGGAGATCAGCGCAAGCGCGTGGTTCGACAGGTGGCAGACGAGAAAGGCCAGCATGGTGAGGCCGGAGAGCAACCGCGCACGTCTCAGGGACGTCTCTGACACCAGCTGCGCCATTCGCACCTCACAAACTTCTTCCAAAGGGTTAAATTATTCCACGTCCTATCTTCTTGCGGAATACCCATTTGGTAGGGGTCTCTTGCGAGGGATTTAGGAGGTCATGCAAATCGATCGCTGGCACATAGCGCAAGGCGAACATAAAAGCCAAAGACATTCATGCTGGCGCGAGCGCAGGTATCATCACTTCTTTGACATTACCTGCGGCACGCAAGCTGCTTTCAAAATCACAGCTCTATGACCTGCCCGTCGAACGCAGCGAAAGCGCCGGAAAATTCCTTCTTCGCATCCGCATCGATCTGGTCAAGCTCGTCATCCGTGCGGAAGGGCGCGTGATGAATGAAGCCGACGGACTTCGCATTGGCGGATTTGGCCAGACGGATCGCCTGCTGCCATGACGAGTGGCCGTATCCCTTGTAAAGCTCCATCTCCGCATCGCTGAAGCTGGCGTCGTAGAGGAAAAGGTCCACATCGTCGATGAGCTTCAGCACCGCCTTGTCCAGCTTGCCCGGCTCGTGCTCCGTATCGGTGATGATGGCGAGGCTTCGTCCCTGCCAGTCGATCCTGTAGCCGATGGCATTGCCCGGGTGGGTCAACATTCCCGTCTGAATCGACAGATCAGGATGGACCGACAGCGTGTCTTCGGCGGTGAAATCCCTGGTGACGATATGTGCGCAGCAGATATCCAGCGGGGCCGGGAACCATGGCGGGCTCATGAACTCACGCAGCATTTCGCGAGTGGTCTTCTGCCCGGCAAGATGGCCGGACCAGATGCGCACATCGTTCTCACGCTTGAAGAAGGGCTTGAAGTATGGAAAGCCGACGATGTGATCATAGTGGCAATGGGAGAAGAACATGTCGACATTGCCAGCACCTTCCGCTTTCAGCGCCTGTCCGGCGGGATGAAGGCCGGAGCCTGCATCGAAAAGCAGAATGTGGTCTCCGCACCGAACCTCGATGCAGATCGTGTTGCCACCATATTTGCGGAATTTATCTCCTGATACAGGAAGCGTTCCCCGCGCTCCCCAAATCTTGACCCGGAATTCCTGTTTATTGCCCCGACGTTCCTCGTCGGAATTCAACACCATGATACACCCCAACTTACCGCGGGCACCCGTTCTACGTTTCCTCCGCTGGGTTCCGCGTTACTACCGCCATTGACTGGCGTGTCCTTACTCCGTGCAGCATTTCAGTTTTATTACGCCAACACCACTTTTATTTTTCTTTTGCATAGTAACGCAGCGGAAGAAGATTTCGTTCATGCGTTCGAATGCGCGCGCGCTTTGCTCAGTTCCGTGGTCGTCTGTGTCAGACGCTCGGCCAGGACACGCATAACCTTGATCGTCACGTCCGGAAAGTCCGACATCAGCTTGAAGAACTGCTCCTTGCCGATGCGTAGCGCTTCTACCGGGGTAGAGGCACGAACCGTTGCGGTACGCACGCTGTCGCACAGGATGGCGATTTCACCGACGATGGCGTTGCCGCTCATTTCCGTCAGTTTGATCTGCCCGGAAGGCGAGTCGATCAGCACATCCACCTTGCCGGTGAGAAGCACGTAGGCAGCGTCTCCCAGATCGCCCTGACGAAACAGCTCGTCGCCTGCGTGGTAGGACACGCGGTCCGATGCGAAAGCAAGAAGCTTGAGTTTCGACGGCTCCATCTCGCTAAAGAATGGAACGCGCTTCAGCATCTGAATTTCATCCTTGAAAAGCATCGCCTTGTCTCACCTCGTGTTCCTCATATGATTGCACTGCATCTATCATGCAGCAATCATTTCTTTGAATGTACCGTTTTCTTCCGCAAGAGTCTCGTATGATCCATCGGCAACGATCGCGCTCTGGTTGACGACGATCACTCTGTCGAACATCCGGGCAAGCGATGGGTTCGATAAAACCCAGAGGATTGCGGGATTTGCGCCGTCCGTCCGCAGGAACGTCATGACGTTATCGACGATTTCCTGCTGCAATCGATGGTCGAGGCCGGGAAGCGGGCGGTTCAGGACGTAGAAGTCCGACCGGCGCATCAGCGCACGCGCAAGATTGAGCTTCTGCCGCTGAAGCGGTCCAAGCCTCTTTCCGCCGGCGCCGAGGTTGAACTCAAGGCCCACGGCCAATACGCGATCATAGACGCCCTGCTTGCGCATCGCATCGGCTACGATGCGGGTGATGCGGCGCGAAGCGTCGGTATAACGGTGGCTGATCTTGCCGAAGAGGATGTTGTCGAGCAGGCTGGTGGAGGCTGCGTATTTGCTCGGATCGTAAGGCTCGATGATGTCGCGTAACTCGTCCGGCAGCTTTTCGTGGAACATGTGGCGCACTTCCACGATGCGCTTCATCACATCGTCGGTCAGAAGACCGAAGCGCTGACGCGGCTCGATATAGAAGAAGCTGAGCCGCAGCATGGCGCGGCGCTCGGCCTCGCTCGCATCGCCATAGCCTTTGCCCTGGAGACGCTGAAGCATCTGCTGGTAGCTCGGAATATCTTCCGCGGTCATGAAGTTCATCTGCTGGAACAACGGGTGATCCGGCGGGAGATCGCTGAAGATTTCAACGATGTTTTCCGCAATCGTGTAACCCATGTCGAACAGCGTGTTGGATAGGCCCGTTCCCCGCATCAAAGAGCGGAAGTAGTCGCTTTCAATGATCTTGCGGCTGCCGGTGGATGCATCGCGCATGGTGCCGAACAGGATGTTTTCACCAACGGTCGCTTCCGTGTTGTAGCTGTTCGGCTCGAAGGGAACGATCAGCCCGCTGAGATTTTCCCGTTCGAGTTCGCTGCGCAGAACCTGTCTCAGTTCCACGATCCGCGCTGCAAGATGCAGGTCGCTCAAGGGATCGATCGAGGATCTCAGCGCAAATTCCAGCACATCCGGCGAGAGTTGAACTGTATCGAGCACATCCAGCATGGCTTTCAGGAAGCGGTCCGGATCATCGCTGCCTGCAGGGCTGGATTCGTAGTCGATCCAGTCTCCGTGCAGGTCGATATTCGGGTTCTCGGCAAGCTTCGCCTCGCGGATTTCCCACTTCCGATGCTCCAGCTCGGCGCCCTCATATTCCTTGGCTTTCAAAGGTGCGTGCTTGAGGCCGTAGAGAAGATTGTCCCTGAGGCTGGCATGGAAGAAGTAGGTGTCGGCAGATACGTAAGAGATGCGCCGTCCTGTAACGGATTCCGGCAACTCATGGAAATCGGCATCGCCAATGGAAATCTTCCCTGAAGTGGGCCAGAGCGTGCGCCCCAGCGCATCCGCCAGCGCCTCGCCACCGGCGCTGCCGACGATGGCGATGGTTTCTCCCGGATTGATCGTCAGTGACGCCTGATCGAGCAGGCGTGTGCCGCTGTCGTCATCCAGCGACAGGCCGGACACTACGATGGGGCCGGTGATGGCGGCTGCTGCTTCCGGCGAAAGCGCCTGAATTTTACCGTCGATCATGCTTGGGGAATCGAACTGCTCGAAAACCTGCTCATACTTGACCTGAACGTCCTGACGGGCCTGATCCCAGTCGATGAGTTCCTTAAGCGGGCCGGGAAGCTCCTTATAGGCGTTAATGACGGCGACAAGCTGACCGACGTCGAGGCTGCCACGCAGGGTAAGGTAACCGCCGAGCGCATAGAAAAAGAAAGGTGTCAGCTGCGCCAGGAAGTTATTGATGAACTTGACGATGAACTTCCACTGGTAGAGATCGTAGCGGATCTTGAAGATTTCACCGAGCCTGTGGGCCGCATCCGCGCGCTCGTAATTCGAGGTGTCGTAGGCATGGATCGTGCCGATGCCTTCCACCATTTCGCCGATCCGGCCTGCCAGCTGGCGCGCACTCAATTGCCGCTGGCGGCCAAGCTCGATCAGGCGGCGGCGCATCTTGGGAATGATGCCGACCTGAATGGCGGCCATGAAGGCTGCAATGAGACCCAGCCAGAAATTCTGCACCAGAATGAAGAAGAGCGCCGATAGTGCCTGCCCTCCGAGAAGGGCAGGCTGCACGAAGGCGTCACCGGTGAAGCCGCCGAGTGGCTCCACCTCGTCCTTGATCATGCTGGAAATTTCCGCACCCTTCACCCGCTTGAAGTGCGAGGGCGGGAAGAGAAGAATGCGGTCTATCAGCTGGAAGCGGATGCGGCGAAGCAGTCGCTCCCCCAGACGGCCCTTGTATGTGTTGATGTAATATTTGAAGAGGCCGTTGATGATGACGAGCGCCAGAAAGGTCAGGCTCAGCCCCATCAACATTCCCAGGCGCGTCAGCTCGATGCCGGGGAAAAGCGTGAGCTTGCCGTAATAGGGAATGTCCACCGTCAGATGCATGAACAGCTGGGTGGAATTGACGCCTTCGAAACCGTCACCCTGAATGGGGCCGTTGACGATCTGCTTGGGAAGATCGAATGCAAGGAAATACGGTATCATCGACAAGGCGACAATCAGCAGAATGAAAAGCTGCTGCCGCTTCGTGTGATTCCAGATATAGCGGGTTAAACTTTTTTCCATGTAGGACTTCTATGCCTTGCCGGATCGGCAGGAAGGTAAATGATGTTTTCGATTGCGTCAAAACCACCGGTGGGAACGGTTAGTATTGCGTAGAAATGGGGATGAATGCTTGCGCCCGCCAGTGGGTCACCGGCAGGTATGATTAAGCCGACTTATAACGCATTTCTTCAAAAACGGAACAACTGTCGGGAGCCGAGCGCTCGGATTTCTCCGTGTGGCTCTTCCTCGCGGCGCTTGCCCGTGTGAAACAGCTCGATAGTCCTGCTTTCTCCCGGAGCCAGATGGAACCAGTCGTCGGCAGGACGATGGTTTTCCGCAGCGACATGGACCGATTGGGCGAAGCGATCCGATGTGATCGTCAGGAAGCATCGGTCGTCTTTCTGGCTCACAATGGGGGTGAGCGTTGCGGTGTGTATCGCAGCGCTGCGGCCAAGCGGGAAATGATAAGCGCTCGCAACGACCTCGCCACTTTCCACGTCGCGCAGTCTCGCCAAGGTCACGTCGTGCGAAGGTGGGCCGAAGCGGTAGGCATAGGTCGTATCGAAAAAGGCGCCAAAGAGGTCGGTCGCGGCGAGCGTCATCTTGGTGCGGGGGGCAAGTTCGAGCTGCCGTCTGCCGCTCACGACAGGCTGCAAACCATCTCGCAGGCAGGCGAGTTCCACGATCACATTTCGGCTTTGTCCGGTCTCGTTGAGGAGGTGAACGTCCAGTCCGTTCGTGCCCTCATCGGTGAGGATGATTTGCATCGGACGGAATGCCCGCTTCAAGGCATACCATGTCGATTTCGGCTCGCCGGTGGAATCGATCAGCCCCCAGCCGGGACCGGGCAGCAGATCCTGCAACGTCCAGATCAGTGCGCCCTGGCATGAGGAGCCGTTGCGCCGCCACTCTCCAAAAGTTACCTCCATGACCTCCGCGATAGCCGCGCGGGAGAGGTCCAGATATCGCTCGCCATCTTCGCGGCGCAGCGTCGTCGGGTCCGCATCGTAGAGCAGCTTCAGGTAATGATCGCGAACATCCTCGAAATCCCATGAGGCTCCACGGTCACGGGGAATGCGGGATTTCCAGACCGGATCATGGAAGGCCCTGACCGGAAGATGGGCTTCAAGGGTCTTCTGTTGCGGCACATTGGCGAAGGCGAGGCACTCTCCGGCAAACCGGACATCCGCGCGGCGCGCATCGTCCAGCGGTCGGCAATAGGCTCCTACGCCGTAATAGTGCCCCACCTTTTCATTGGGAAAGAAGGGGAGCGCGCCACCGAAGGGGGAGTTGGGTACATAGACGACATCCGGGCGATGCTGCTGCACGTAATTCGGCAGTATCTCCTCCGTCAGCGGACCTTTCCAGAATGCTTCCGAAAGCCCGAGCATCGCGCCTTGCTGATAGATTTCGCTGCCGCCGCACAGAACGGCAAGAGAGGGAGAAAGCGCGGTCTTTGCTAGAAGCTGCGTGGTTTCGGTTTCGATATGGGCGAGAAAGGCCTCGTCCTTGGCAGGATAATCGAAATTGGCCAGCATCATATCCTG
This window contains:
- a CDS encoding adenylate/guanylate cyclase domain-containing protein gives rise to the protein MAQLVSETSLRRARLLSGLTMLAFLVCHLSNHALALISIETAEYGRMWFSIVWLNPLSSIILYSAVLTHIILVLRSIYLKRSLRMPLREGLQIFLGLLIPFLIIDHAAGIRFARMLFDIDDGYNDVIRRLWIVSPMAGLKQSIALVLIWTHGCLGVYFWLRYRSWYKRIAPYLLTVAVLLPILALLGFSDAGRQMELDVPADHPHSEAAMRSPTEVSARTPARQAMIEQITFGFRMAFSTAVALTFAARAFRGWRQRSRGFEILYEGGGALRAPAGFSVLEASRLGGISHFSACGGKGRCSTCRVKILEAHGPLPEPGDIEKATLQRIHADSDVRLGCQLRPSGRVKVALLLSSHQQNDIPASGEPIRPGREEEIAVLFCDLRNFTSLSESRLPYDMVFLLNRYFTVVGQSVEQAGGRIDKFIGDGAMALFGLEGNAGAASADALKAAAYILRDIDKLNEELEKQFAVRLRVAIGIHAGPSIVGIMGYGAAKNLTAIGDTVNVASRLETAAKEFGASIVISEPAMVQTAHTLDALQSRTIPIRGRSSEMKVFLISEEESKRFL
- a CDS encoding MBL fold metallo-hydrolase, coding for MVLNSDEERRGNKQEFRVKIWGARGTLPVSGDKFRKYGGNTICIEVRCGDHILLFDAGSGLHPAGQALKAEGAGNVDMFFSHCHYDHIVGFPYFKPFFKRENDVRIWSGHLAGQKTTREMLREFMSPPWFPAPLDICCAHIVTRDFTAEDTLSVHPDLSIQTGMLTHPGNAIGYRIDWQGRSLAIITDTEHEPGKLDKAVLKLIDDVDLFLYDASFSDAEMELYKGYGHSSWQQAIRLAKSANAKSVGFIHHAPFRTDDELDQIDADAKKEFSGAFAAFDGQVIEL
- a CDS encoding cyclic nucleotide-binding domain-containing protein, translating into MLFKDEIQMLKRVPFFSEMEPSKLKLLAFASDRVSYHAGDELFRQGDLGDAAYVLLTGKVDVLIDSPSGQIKLTEMSGNAIVGEIAILCDSVRTATVRASTPVEALRIGKEQFFKLMSDFPDVTIKVMRVLAERLTQTTTELSKARAHSNA
- a CDS encoding ABC transporter ATP-binding protein — translated: MEKSLTRYIWNHTKRQQLFILLIVALSMIPYFLAFDLPKQIVNGPIQGDGFEGVNSTQLFMHLTVDIPYYGKLTLFPGIELTRLGMLMGLSLTFLALVIINGLFKYYINTYKGRLGERLLRRIRFQLIDRILLFPPSHFKRVKGAEISSMIKDEVEPLGGFTGDAFVQPALLGGQALSALFFILVQNFWLGLIAAFMAAIQVGIIPKMRRRLIELGRQRQLSARQLAGRIGEMVEGIGTIHAYDTSNYERADAAHRLGEIFKIRYDLYQWKFIVKFINNFLAQLTPFFFYALGGYLTLRGSLDVGQLVAVINAYKELPGPLKELIDWDQARQDVQVKYEQVFEQFDSPSMIDGKIQALSPEAAAAITGPIVVSGLSLDDDSGTRLLDQASLTINPGETIAIVGSAGGEALADALGRTLWPTSGKISIGDADFHELPESVTGRRISYVSADTYFFHASLRDNLLYGLKHAPLKAKEYEGAELEHRKWEIREAKLAENPNIDLHGDWIDYESSPAGSDDPDRFLKAMLDVLDTVQLSPDVLEFALRSSIDPLSDLHLAARIVELRQVLRSELERENLSGLIVPFEPNSYNTEATVGENILFGTMRDASTGSRKIIESDYFRSLMRGTGLSNTLFDMGYTIAENIVEIFSDLPPDHPLFQQMNFMTAEDIPSYQQMLQRLQGKGYGDASEAERRAMLRLSFFYIEPRQRFGLLTDDVMKRIVEVRHMFHEKLPDELRDIIEPYDPSKYAASTSLLDNILFGKISHRYTDASRRITRIVADAMRKQGVYDRVLAVGLEFNLGAGGKRLGPLQRQKLNLARALMRRSDFYVLNRPLPGLDHRLQQEIVDNVMTFLRTDGANPAILWVLSNPSLARMFDRVIVVNQSAIVADGSYETLAEENGTFKEMIAA
- a CDS encoding glycoside hydrolase family 2 protein yields the protein MIAPVHHSARPGQLLTEGWTLTLTEADAYSRPSDIPLDAEAITAPVPGTVAEALEAVGKFDRFNPKPLNGLDAWYRLTLISDGPERATLHFDGLATIAEIYLNGEVIASSTSMFEAQETPVQLTGADELAICFRALAPRLERSGPRARWRPQMMNTQGLRMIRTTALGYMPGWCPEIHAAGPWRSIRLTRGNEATFEIRSFRAELTTDGAGVIKLSVEAAASTKQIEVECNGHKALLSPIADGLFEGELRLDGIEPWWPATHGKPTLHDVTLRLDGKSHPIGKTGFRRVEIDHGADGKGFGLKINGELIFCRGAVWTNADIVRLPGNRKDYEPWLRLAAEAGMNMIRIGGTMAYETADFFALCDEFGLMVWQDMMLANFDYPAKDEAFLAHIETETTQLLAKTALSPSLAVLCGGSEIYQQGAMLGLSEAFWKGPLTEEILPNYVQQHRPDVVYVPNSPFGGALPFFPNEKVGHYYGVGAYCRPLDDARRADVRFAGECLAFANVPQQKTLEAHLPVRAFHDPVWKSRIPRDRGASWDFEDVRDHYLKLLYDADPTTLRREDGERYLDLSRAAIAEVMEVTFGEWRRNGSSCQGALIWTLQDLLPGPGWGLIDSTGEPKSTWYALKRAFRPMQIILTDEGTNGLDVHLLNETGQSRNVIVELACLRDGLQPVVSGRRQLELAPRTKMTLAATDLFGAFFDTTYAYRFGPPSHDVTLARLRDVESGEVVASAYHFPLGRSAAIHTATLTPIVSQKDDRCFLTITSDRFAQSVHVAAENHRPADDWFHLAPGESRTIELFHTGKRREEEPHGEIRALGSRQLFRF